Proteins found in one Seonamhaeicola sp. S2-3 genomic segment:
- the ileS gene encoding isoleucine--tRNA ligase: MSSKFPEYKGLDLPNVANEILQYWQENNIFEKSITSREGHESFVFFEGPPSANGLPGIHHVMARAIKDIFCRYKTQKGYQVKRKAGWDTHGLPIELGVEKELGITKEDIGKTISVEDYNAACRKAVMRYTDVWNNLTEKMGYWVDMEDPYITYEPKYMESVWWLLKQIYNKNLLYKGYTIQPYSPKAGTGLSSHELNQPGTYQDVTDTTVVAQFKAKQESLPEFLKNEGDIHFLAWTTTPWTLPSNTALTVGPKIDYVLVKTFNQYTFKPVNVVLGKPLVSKQFAGKFKQVEDTAELNSYKEGDKKIPYFIVKEFKGADLVGVTYEQLMPYVLPNDNPENAFRIISGDFVTTEDGTGIVHTAPTFGADDALVAKQATPEVPPMLIKDENDNLVPLVDLQGRFRPEMKELAGKYVKNEYYDDGEAPERSVDIEIAIKLKEENKAFKVEKYKHSYPNCWRTDKPILYYPLDSWFIKVTNVKDRMHELNQSINWKPKSTGEGRFGNWLANANDWNLSRSRYWGIPLPIWRTEDGKEELCIGSVEELKAEMQKAVKAGVLAEDIFADFELGNMSDDNYAKLDLHKNIVDKITLVSPSGKPMKRESDLIDVWFDSGSMPYAQWHYPFENKELIDEGTTYPANFIAEGVDQTRGWFYTLHAIGTMVFDSVAYKNVVSNGLVLDKNGQKMSKRLGNAVDPFETLGNYGADATRWYMISNANPWDNLKFDIDGIEEVKRKFFGTLYNTYSFFSLYTNLDNFNYSEDDIPLADRPELDRWILSELHTLIKKVDAFYADYEPTKAARAISDFTQDYLSNWFVRLSRRRFWKGDYQTDKISAYQTLYTCMETIAKLGAPIAPFFMDKLYLDLNSVTKKETFESVHLANFPVFDESYVDKSLERKMENAQTISSLVLSLRAKEKIKVRQPLQKIMIPIDSEQQKEEILAVSDLIKHEVNVKEVELLEDASDILVKQIKPNFKALGPRFGKDMKLIANAIKAFSADDIKKIEQTGEIQVDINGKNIILGLDDVEIASQDIEGWLVANEGTLTVALDVTITDDLRSEGIARELINRIQNLRKDSGFEVTDRIDVKLQKDEHIVNAIGSNMGYIKTETLADELEIIDKLDNGIEISFDDVNTKLFIQKH, translated from the coding sequence ATGAGTAGTAAATTTCCTGAATATAAAGGACTTGACTTGCCAAATGTAGCTAATGAGATACTACAATATTGGCAAGAAAATAACATTTTTGAAAAAAGTATAACTTCAAGAGAAGGGCACGAGTCATTTGTGTTTTTTGAAGGGCCGCCTTCTGCAAATGGTTTACCAGGGATTCACCACGTAATGGCACGTGCTATCAAAGATATTTTCTGTAGGTACAAAACTCAAAAAGGTTATCAAGTAAAACGTAAAGCAGGTTGGGACACACACGGGTTGCCAATTGAACTTGGTGTTGAAAAAGAATTGGGTATTACTAAAGAAGATATTGGTAAAACCATTTCGGTTGAAGATTACAATGCAGCATGTAGAAAAGCAGTGATGCGTTATACAGATGTTTGGAACAACCTTACCGAAAAAATGGGCTACTGGGTAGATATGGAAGATCCATACATTACCTATGAACCAAAATACATGGAGTCTGTTTGGTGGTTACTTAAACAAATTTATAACAAAAACTTGCTTTATAAAGGTTACACCATTCAACCCTATTCACCTAAAGCAGGAACTGGTTTAAGTTCTCATGAGTTAAACCAACCAGGAACCTACCAAGATGTGACTGATACTACTGTGGTGGCTCAGTTTAAAGCAAAACAAGAATCTTTACCAGAGTTTTTAAAAAATGAAGGTGATATTCACTTTTTAGCATGGACAACCACACCTTGGACATTGCCAAGTAATACCGCACTAACAGTTGGTCCAAAAATTGACTATGTATTGGTAAAAACATTCAATCAATATACATTCAAGCCCGTAAATGTAGTGCTTGGTAAACCTTTAGTATCAAAACAATTTGCTGGTAAATTCAAACAAGTTGAAGATACTGCTGAATTAAATAGTTATAAAGAAGGCGATAAAAAAATACCATACTTCATAGTAAAAGAATTTAAAGGCGCTGATTTAGTAGGTGTTACTTATGAGCAATTAATGCCATACGTATTACCAAATGACAACCCAGAAAATGCCTTTAGAATAATTTCTGGCGATTTTGTAACTACCGAAGACGGTACAGGTATAGTACACACAGCACCAACATTTGGTGCCGATGATGCCTTGGTAGCAAAACAGGCTACACCAGAGGTGCCACCAATGTTAATAAAAGATGAAAATGATAATTTGGTGCCATTAGTAGATTTACAAGGGCGTTTTCGTCCAGAAATGAAAGAACTTGCTGGTAAGTACGTTAAAAATGAATATTACGATGATGGCGAAGCTCCAGAACGTTCTGTTGATATAGAAATTGCCATAAAATTAAAAGAAGAAAATAAAGCCTTTAAGGTTGAAAAGTATAAACACAGCTACCCAAATTGTTGGCGTACCGATAAACCAATTTTATACTATCCTTTAGATTCTTGGTTTATTAAAGTTACCAATGTTAAAGATAGAATGCATGAGCTAAACCAATCTATTAACTGGAAACCAAAAAGTACCGGAGAAGGTCGTTTTGGTAACTGGTTAGCAAATGCAAATGATTGGAATTTATCACGCTCGCGTTATTGGGGTATTCCGTTACCAATTTGGAGAACAGAAGACGGTAAAGAAGAATTATGTATTGGTTCTGTTGAAGAATTAAAAGCTGAAATGCAAAAAGCGGTTAAAGCAGGTGTTTTAGCCGAAGATATTTTTGCCGATTTTGAATTAGGCAACATGAGTGATGATAACTACGCCAAATTAGATTTACATAAAAATATTGTAGATAAAATTACGCTAGTATCACCATCAGGAAAACCAATGAAACGCGAGAGCGATTTAATTGACGTTTGGTTTGATTCTGGTTCTATGCCATATGCACAATGGCACTACCCATTTGAAAATAAAGAACTAATTGATGAAGGCACAACCTATCCTGCCAATTTTATTGCAGAAGGAGTAGACCAAACACGCGGTTGGTTTTATACATTACATGCTATTGGTACCATGGTGTTCGATTCTGTAGCCTATAAAAATGTAGTGTCTAACGGATTGGTTTTAGATAAGAACGGACAAAAAATGTCTAAACGTTTAGGAAATGCCGTTGACCCATTTGAAACATTAGGAAATTACGGGGCAGATGCTACCCGTTGGTACATGATTTCAAACGCTAACCCTTGGGATAATTTAAAATTTGATATTGATGGTATTGAAGAAGTAAAACGTAAATTCTTCGGAACACTTTACAATACCTATTCATTTTTCAGCTTATATACAAATCTTGATAATTTTAACTATTCTGAAGATGATATTCCATTAGCTGATAGACCAGAATTAGATAGATGGATTTTATCAGAGTTACATACACTTATTAAAAAAGTAGATGCTTTTTATGCCGATTATGAGCCTACAAAAGCAGCAAGAGCTATATCAGACTTTACACAAGATTATTTAAGTAACTGGTTTGTGCGTTTAAGTAGAAGGCGTTTCTGGAAAGGCGATTACCAAACCGATAAAATTTCGGCATACCAAACACTTTATACGTGTATGGAAACCATTGCTAAATTAGGAGCGCCAATTGCACCATTCTTTATGGATAAGCTGTATTTAGATTTAAATTCAGTAACCAAAAAAGAAACTTTTGAAAGTGTACATTTAGCTAATTTCCCGGTTTTTGATGAAAGTTATGTTGATAAAAGTTTGGAGCGAAAAATGGAAAATGCCCAAACAATATCCTCATTAGTTTTATCGTTAAGAGCTAAGGAGAAAATTAAAGTACGACAGCCACTTCAAAAAATAATGATTCCTATTGACAGTGAGCAACAAAAGGAAGAAATATTGGCGGTTTCAGATTTAATTAAGCACGAGGTTAATGTAAAAGAAGTAGAGCTTTTAGAAGATGCTTCTGATATTTTAGTGAAGCAAATTAAACCTAATTTTAAAGCTCTAGGACCTCGTTTTGGAAAAGACATGAAGCTTATTGCAAACGCCATTAAAGCGTTTAGTGCAGATGATATTAAAAAAATTGAACAAACTGGTGAAATTCAGGTTGATATTAATGGAAAAAATATTATTTTAGGGCTCGATGATGTAGAAATTGCATCTCAAGATATTGAAGGCTGGTTAGTTGCCAATGAAGGCACTTTAACAGTTGCCCTAGATGTAACCATTACTGATGATTTGCGAAGCGAAGGAATTGCGAGAGAACTTATTAACCGAATTCAAAATTTACGTAAAGATTCAGGGTTTGAAGTAACAGATAGAATAGATGTAAAACTTCAAAAAGACGAGCATATAGTAAATGCTATAGGCTCTAATATGGGTTATATTAAAACGGAAACATTGGCTGATGAGCTTGAAATAATTGATAAATTAGATAACGGTATTGAAATTTCATTTGATGATGTAAATACTAAATTGTTTATTCAAAAACATTAA
- a CDS encoding TraR/DksA C4-type zinc finger protein produces the protein MGTTNVRYSDAELEEFRVIIQEKIDKAQHDLELIKSAYMNDHNNGTDDTSPTFKAFDEGSEVMSKESNSQLAIRQEKFIRDLKNALIRIENKTYGICRVTGKLINKKRLELVPHATLSIEAKNMQK, from the coding sequence ATGGGAACAACAAACGTAAGATATTCTGATGCCGAACTAGAGGAATTTAGAGTAATAATTCAAGAAAAAATAGATAAAGCACAACATGATTTAGAACTAATTAAAAGTGCTTATATGAATGATCATAACAACGGTACAGATGATACGTCTCCTACTTTTAAGGCTTTTGATGAAGGTAGCGAAGTTATGAGTAAAGAATCTAATTCGCAGTTAGCTATCCGTCAGGAAAAATTTATTCGCGATTTAAAAAATGCTTTAATTCGTATAGAAAATAAAACCTACGGAATATGTCGTGTTACAGGAAAACTAATCAATAAAAAAAGATTAGAGTTAGTGCCTCATGCTACATTGAGTATTGAGGCTAAAAACATGCAGAAGTAA